A region from the Dinoroseobacter shibae DFL 12 = DSM 16493 genome encodes:
- a CDS encoding response regulator gives MRVLLADDHDLVLETLASFLKAEGGFEVETCGSLEAACEKIGNDIAYDLVLLDYTMPGMNGLEGLKKAIAASFGRPVAMMSGTASKAIAQEAIDAGAIGFLPKTMAAKSMVNAVRFMAMGETYIPLDFLNAVEETPDIPLARQLSEREHQVLGGLCRGLSNKEIARELDLQEVTIKLHVKTLCRKIDAKNRTHAAMIGKEAGLF, from the coding sequence ATGCGTGTCCTGCTTGCCGACGATCACGACCTGGTTCTCGAAACCCTGGCCTCCTTCCTGAAGGCCGAGGGCGGTTTCGAGGTGGAGACCTGCGGATCGCTCGAAGCGGCCTGCGAGAAGATCGGCAATGACATCGCCTATGACCTCGTGCTGCTGGACTACACAATGCCAGGGATGAACGGGCTGGAGGGATTGAAGAAGGCCATCGCGGCCTCCTTCGGGCGCCCGGTCGCGATGATGTCCGGCACCGCCTCCAAGGCCATCGCGCAGGAGGCGATCGACGCGGGCGCCATCGGGTTTCTGCCCAAGACCATGGCGGCGAAATCCATGGTCAACGCGGTGCGGTTCATGGCGATGGGCGAGACCTACATCCCGCTCGATTTCCTCAATGCGGTGGAAGAAACCCCGGACATCCCGCTGGCCAGGCAGCTCTCGGAACGGGAGCACCAGGTGCTGGGCGGGCTGTGCCGGGGGTTGTCGAACAAGGAAATCGCGCGGGAGCTGGATTTGCAGGAAGTGACGATCAAGCTGCATGTCAAGACGCTGTGCCGCAAGATCGACGCCAAGAACCGCACCCATGCGGCCATGATCGGGAAGGAGGCGGGCCTCTTCTGA
- a CDS encoding calcium-binding protein, whose protein sequence is MPEQTVTDRTQILGSGQADKIVATSGADLVLGLAGDDVIETGGGRDLIYGDFVGENLLDGTDTATSFAQYGETGAWTVRDEGAGHTSMSQSIDTRAGATYEISFELATNYDANVLSGAVEVLWNGEVISAFDTNSAVFADHVVGFQGNGGPGELTFRSVAPQSSEGPEIFTDLPVFYRKTEKQIGETLVTVKSIAEGQSHIYQVLNGKLHLFDPVSESYTPAGAEATVVVNAIGFNQQDNLIYGIAVKPGEDALGNAVAEADLVMYDAGGDAYRIGATPYRSWTADIDADGNLWAFHSSMDRVTRIDLDQVDADGNPVTETFKFPKEMITDQVWDVGFDAASNTFYGIVKPSAAGQPAKLFEIDISEVASGGAPIFSTTPIVETEVAGQMLEGVPAITFGAFVVDGDGNLYAGGNGGDHDMNSATKSSGGIYKVRTDTETGEITLELVSDAPKANSNDGAVDPRTMDPFTAKDRSATVLIRSPEVVAAPDDSTSYDDKIHSGADADTVHGGLGEDLIIGAGRGDTLSGGADNDAIYGGAGPNSTATMVSRYDADGTRYDPFGNVLPEDDDRLFGGEGDDYLSGSAGHDSLHGGVGNDTLDGGTGFDTLFGDSGDDILSGGSDQDTLHGGAGADALNGGSGHDVLHGDDGADNLIGGSGDDTLHGGAGADDLRGGPGADILHGDGGDDRLDGGTEDDRLYGGAGDDYVKGAAGDDLLSGGDGKDKLMGYSGADVLDGGAGADRLYLGAGADIATGGTGSDRFIFRADDLDGSTDRITDFRNAGGEKDRLDLRGLDLLSDDMTADLWIATYVTQGADRSVTVDLGACTISFEARSDGPAQALYLELCDGILF, encoded by the coding sequence ATGCCTGAACAAACAGTCACCGACCGCACCCAGATCCTCGGCAGCGGCCAGGCGGACAAGATCGTCGCAACTTCCGGAGCCGACCTGGTGCTGGGACTTGCCGGCGACGACGTGATCGAGACCGGGGGAGGGCGGGACCTGATCTATGGCGATTTCGTCGGTGAGAACCTGCTCGACGGCACCGACACCGCCACCAGTTTTGCCCAGTATGGCGAGACCGGCGCCTGGACCGTGCGCGACGAGGGGGCGGGGCATACCAGCATGTCCCAGTCCATCGACACACGCGCCGGGGCCACCTACGAGATCAGCTTCGAGCTGGCCACGAATTATGACGCCAATGTCCTGAGCGGCGCGGTGGAGGTGCTCTGGAATGGCGAGGTCATCTCGGCCTTCGATACCAACAGCGCGGTCTTCGCCGACCACGTGGTGGGGTTCCAGGGCAATGGCGGTCCGGGGGAGCTGACCTTCCGCTCGGTTGCGCCCCAAAGCAGCGAGGGCCCCGAGATCTTCACCGACCTGCCGGTGTTCTACAGGAAAACCGAGAAACAGATCGGCGAAACGCTGGTCACGGTCAAATCCATCGCCGAGGGCCAGTCGCATATCTACCAGGTGCTGAACGGCAAGCTGCACCTTTTCGACCCGGTTTCGGAAAGCTACACGCCCGCGGGCGCCGAGGCGACGGTAGTCGTCAATGCCATCGGTTTCAACCAGCAGGACAACCTGATCTACGGCATTGCCGTGAAGCCGGGCGAGGATGCCTTGGGCAACGCGGTCGCCGAGGCGGATCTCGTGATGTATGACGCCGGTGGCGATGCCTACCGGATCGGCGCGACCCCCTATCGCAGCTGGACCGCCGATATCGACGCCGATGGCAACCTTTGGGCGTTTCATTCCAGCATGGACCGGGTCACCCGGATCGACCTCGATCAGGTCGATGCCGACGGCAACCCGGTCACCGAAACCTTCAAGTTCCCCAAGGAGATGATCACCGATCAGGTCTGGGATGTGGGCTTCGACGCGGCCAGCAACACGTTCTACGGCATCGTCAAGCCAAGCGCGGCGGGCCAGCCCGCCAAGCTCTTCGAGATCGATATCTCCGAGGTCGCAAGCGGCGGCGCGCCGATCTTCTCCACGACCCCGATCGTCGAGACCGAAGTGGCGGGCCAGATGCTGGAGGGCGTGCCCGCGATCACCTTCGGGGCGTTCGTGGTCGATGGTGACGGAAATCTCTATGCGGGGGGAAATGGCGGCGATCACGACATGAACAGCGCCACCAAGTCGTCGGGCGGCATCTACAAGGTGCGCACCGATACCGAGACCGGCGAGATCACGCTGGAACTGGTCTCCGACGCGCCCAAGGCCAACTCCAATGACGGCGCGGTGGACCCGCGCACCATGGACCCGTTTACCGCCAAGGACAGGTCGGCCACCGTGCTGATCCGCTCTCCCGAGGTGGTCGCGGCCCCCGATGACAGCACCAGCTACGACGATAAGATCCATTCCGGCGCGGATGCCGATACCGTTCACGGCGGGCTTGGCGAAGACCTGATCATCGGTGCCGGACGTGGCGACACCCTGAGCGGTGGGGCCGATAACGACGCGATCTATGGCGGCGCAGGGCCGAACAGCACCGCCACCATGGTGTCGCGTTATGACGCGGATGGCACGCGCTATGACCCGTTCGGCAATGTCCTGCCCGAAGATGACGATCGGCTTTTTGGCGGCGAGGGCGACGACTATCTCAGCGGCTCCGCCGGACATGACAGCCTTCACGGTGGGGTCGGCAATGACACGCTCGACGGTGGCACCGGGTTCGACACGCTGTTCGGCGATTCAGGGGATGACATCCTGTCCGGTGGCAGCGACCAGGACACCCTGCACGGGGGCGCGGGTGCCGACGCGCTCAATGGCGGTTCCGGGCATGACGTGCTGCATGGCGATGACGGCGCCGACAACCTGATCGGCGGCAGTGGCGATGACACGCTCCATGGCGGGGCAGGTGCGGACGACCTGCGCGGCGGGCCTGGCGCCGATATCCTGCACGGTGATGGCGGCGACGACCGTCTCGATGGCGGCACCGAGGACGACCGCCTCTACGGCGGGGCGGGGGATGATTATGTCAAGGGCGCCGCGGGCGACGACCTGCTCTCGGGCGGCGACGGCAAGGACAAGCTGATGGGCTATTCCGGCGCGGATGTGCTCGATGGCGGGGCAGGGGCCGACCGGCTCTATCTCGGCGCCGGGGCGGATATCGCCACGGGTGGCACAGGCAGCGACCGGTTCATCTTCCGCGCCGACGATCTCGACGGCAGCACGGACCGGATCACGGATTTCCGCAATGCGGGAGGTGAGAAGGACCGGCTGGACCTGCGCGGACTGGATTTGCTCTCGGATGACATGACCGCGGATCTGTGGATCGCCACCTACGTGACCCAGGGCGCGGACCGGAGCGTGACGGTCGACCTCGGCGCCTGCACGATCAGTTTCGAGGCCCGGTCGGACGGCCCGGCGCAGGCGCTCTACCTGGAGCTTTGCGACGGCATCCTGTTCTGA
- a CDS encoding nucleotide sugar dehydrogenase, with product MLDIAAFDRARAGLVAAQPVPPKAAISVVGLGYVGAVSTACLSSLGHEVVGVDIDLAKVADIAAGRAPIHERDLGSLLQQGVCKGLITATDDLAGAVRDTDVTFVSVGTPTAPDGGCDYRFIEAAARSMAEGLKVKPGFHVFVMRCSIPPGTTMKVMTPILEELSGKKLGMDFGVAFNPEFLREGVAVADFYAPPKTVIGATCDQTADVLRRIYAPVDEAPILTSIETAEMVKYVDNVWHATKVCFANEVGRLAKSLEVDSHAVMDVFCRDTKLNLSPYYLKPGFAYGGSCLPKEVRAVAHIAKAQGVCLPMIENLGASNRAQIDSAIRLARDTGARRIGILGLAFKPGTDDLRESPILEVIAALRAEGIEILIHDPAITRDTAIESQLGYVRHGSPGLAALAGELRGFLVDDPREVARRSDAIIVTQRNLVYSEIVQMASEDLQTPIIDVVRLYDECPKIATYRGIGW from the coding sequence ATGTTGGATATCGCCGCGTTCGATCGCGCCCGTGCAGGCCTTGTCGCTGCGCAACCCGTCCCGCCGAAAGCGGCCATTTCCGTGGTTGGCTTGGGCTATGTAGGGGCGGTCTCGACCGCCTGCCTGTCCAGCCTCGGGCACGAGGTCGTGGGCGTGGATATCGACCTGGCCAAGGTGGCCGACATCGCCGCAGGCCGTGCCCCGATCCACGAAAGGGATCTTGGCAGCCTTCTGCAGCAGGGGGTTTGCAAGGGGTTGATCACGGCTACGGACGACCTTGCCGGGGCGGTACGGGACACCGATGTGACCTTCGTATCCGTGGGCACACCGACCGCGCCGGACGGCGGCTGCGACTACCGGTTCATCGAGGCCGCAGCGCGCTCCATGGCCGAAGGCTTGAAGGTAAAACCGGGGTTCCACGTCTTCGTGATGCGCTGCTCGATCCCGCCGGGGACCACGATGAAGGTGATGACACCGATCCTGGAAGAGCTCTCCGGCAAGAAACTGGGCATGGATTTCGGGGTTGCCTTCAACCCCGAGTTCCTGCGCGAAGGCGTGGCGGTGGCGGATTTCTACGCGCCGCCCAAGACGGTCATCGGCGCGACCTGCGACCAGACGGCGGATGTGTTGCGCCGGATCTACGCGCCGGTAGACGAGGCGCCGATCCTGACCTCGATCGAGACCGCCGAGATGGTGAAATACGTCGACAATGTATGGCATGCAACCAAGGTATGTTTTGCCAACGAAGTCGGGCGCTTGGCGAAGTCTCTTGAGGTGGACAGCCACGCGGTGATGGATGTCTTCTGCCGCGATACCAAGCTTAATCTTTCACCCTATTACCTCAAGCCCGGTTTCGCCTATGGCGGCTCTTGCCTGCCCAAGGAGGTCCGCGCGGTCGCCCATATCGCCAAGGCCCAGGGCGTCTGCCTGCCGATGATCGAGAACCTCGGCGCGTCCAACCGTGCCCAGATCGACAGCGCCATCCGCCTCGCGCGCGACACCGGCGCGAGGCGGATCGGAATTCTCGGCCTCGCCTTCAAGCCCGGCACAGATGATCTCCGCGAAAGCCCGATCCTCGAAGTGATCGCCGCCTTGCGTGCCGAGGGCATCGAGATCCTGATCCACGACCCCGCCATCACCCGCGACACCGCCATCGAAAGCCAGCTGGGCTATGTCCGCCACGGCAGCCCCGGCCTTGCCGCTCTTGCGGGCGAGTTGCGCGGTTTTCTGGTGGATGACCCGCGCGAGGTCGCCCGGCGGTCCGACGCCATCATCGTGACACAGCGCAACCTGGTCTACTCGGAGATCGTCCAGATGGCCTCCGAAGACCTCCAGACCCCCATCATCGACGTGGTGCGTCTCTATGACGAGTGCCCGAAAATCGCGACCTATCGCGGCATCGGCTGGTGA
- a CDS encoding mannose-1-phosphate guanylyltransferase/mannose-6-phosphate isomerase: MIIPVILAGGSGSRLWPASRKSYPKQFTELVGARSLFQDTLARLQGPHFAAPTIITGDDFRFITAEQLDDAGVTGADILLEPAGRNTAPAILAAALRHEATPDAVLLVSPSDHRIADGAAFLDAVAAGKAAAEEGHLVTFGVTPIAAETGYGYLELSGTPVPGQPQVLKSFVEKPDAAQAAQLLAAGRHLWNAGIFMFKVGTIIDAFERLAPRLVMPVRAAMAAGEDDLCFYRLGAQAYARCEDISIDYAIMEAAEALRVIPVSCGWTDLGSWRSVHGASDQDTEGNTVQGSALQIDCRNSLLKSTAPGTRLVGLGLQNIAAIATDDAILVANLDDSERVKEVVAALKVQGASQAESFRRCHRPWGYFETLSLGERFQVKRIMVKPGAALSLQSHFHRAEHWVVVEGSAHVTVDRDVSLISENQSVYIPLGAVHRLENRGKVPLNLIEVQSGAYLGEDDIVRYEDVYARAPKQNVA; the protein is encoded by the coding sequence ATGATTATCCCCGTCATCCTCGCCGGAGGCTCCGGCAGCCGCCTGTGGCCTGCCTCGCGCAAGAGCTACCCCAAGCAATTCACCGAGCTGGTCGGTGCCCGCAGCCTGTTCCAGGATACGCTTGCCCGGCTGCAGGGCCCGCACTTCGCCGCGCCGACCATCATCACCGGCGACGATTTCCGCTTCATCACCGCCGAGCAGTTGGACGATGCCGGGGTTACCGGCGCCGACATCCTGCTGGAGCCTGCGGGCCGCAACACCGCGCCGGCGATCCTCGCGGCTGCCCTGCGCCACGAGGCAACGCCGGACGCGGTCCTGCTGGTCTCCCCCTCGGATCACCGGATCGCTGACGGCGCCGCGTTTCTCGATGCGGTCGCCGCAGGGAAAGCGGCGGCAGAGGAGGGGCATCTGGTGACTTTCGGCGTCACGCCCATCGCGGCCGAGACCGGTTACGGGTATCTCGAGTTGTCGGGCACGCCGGTGCCCGGTCAGCCGCAAGTTCTCAAGTCCTTTGTGGAAAAGCCTGACGCGGCGCAGGCGGCGCAGCTTCTGGCGGCGGGGCGGCACCTTTGGAACGCGGGCATCTTCATGTTCAAGGTTGGGACCATAATCGATGCGTTTGAACGCCTGGCCCCGCGGTTGGTGATGCCTGTGCGCGCGGCGATGGCCGCGGGCGAGGATGACTTGTGCTTCTATCGCCTCGGTGCGCAGGCCTACGCGCGCTGCGAGGACATTTCCATCGACTACGCGATCATGGAGGCGGCCGAGGCCCTGCGGGTGATCCCGGTTTCCTGCGGCTGGACCGACCTGGGCTCCTGGCGGTCGGTGCACGGCGCGTCGGACCAGGACACAGAGGGTAACACGGTGCAGGGCAGCGCCTTGCAGATCGACTGCCGCAACAGTCTGCTCAAATCGACCGCACCCGGCACCAGACTGGTCGGGCTGGGGCTGCAGAACATCGCCGCCATCGCCACCGATGATGCGATCCTCGTGGCCAATCTCGACGACTCCGAGCGGGTGAAAGAGGTGGTCGCCGCCCTCAAGGTGCAGGGCGCCTCCCAGGCCGAGAGCTTCCGCCGCTGTCACCGGCCCTGGGGCTATTTCGAGACGCTGTCCCTGGGCGAGCGGTTCCAGGTCAAGCGCATCATGGTCAAGCCGGGGGCCGCGCTCAGTCTGCAAAGCCATTTTCACCGGGCGGAGCATTGGGTCGTTGTCGAAGGCAGCGCCCATGTGACCGTGGACCGCGATGTCTCGCTAATCAGCGAGAACCAGTCGGTCTACATCCCGCTCGGCGCGGTCCACCGGCTGGAGAATCGCGGAAAGGTGCCGCTGAACCTGATCGAGGTGCAGTCGGGGGCGTATCTTGGCGAGGACGACATCGTCCGCTACGAGGATGTTTACGCCCGCGCCCCCAAGCAAAACGTCGCCTGA
- a CDS encoding glycosyltransferase, with protein MSAPENDYAFGKDLTRRLRGFQGPPRRGLAKWQARQIFLLAVALTGLFYLLVSTQNRFFQPDVLQITLVIGALGTWRFGWWFTHAVRAEIYRRVKWPGMRARANCVWQAGWRPRRLHIQMTTYFEEPAITKRVIGSILGQIRRERIPTTLYIGTGSAYDELIIRSFVETHAQDISDDLAELVFIRQNQPGKRMAIGLILRAINRNGVHPDDLVIFMDGDALYGQDVLEKTLSMFGADPELQALTTDEEVICYGPKWIANWLDMRFAQRRLAMQSHAMSDKVLTLTGRMSVFRAQHMLSERFIRTIEADHLDHWLWGRFRFLSGDDKSTWYHMLTRGSKMTYVPDATVFTIEVIKENGLERMIQNFRRWSGNMLRNGSRAIALGPRRVKPFIWWCIVDQRIAMWTMMVSPTLAILAAFVDPLYLWSALIWVVFSRIVLCLFLFRYSRTVDLSWPFILYFNQVINASVKIFMIFHLSKQKWSNRGNQSAGGGGGLVARAQNWTAKAQLIIAVASFVTGLAIYIGLLPTPVWL; from the coding sequence ATGTCCGCCCCTGAAAATGACTACGCCTTCGGCAAGGACCTGACCCGCCGTTTGCGCGGCTTCCAGGGCCCACCCCGGCGCGGCCTGGCCAAGTGGCAGGCAAGGCAGATCTTCTTGCTGGCGGTGGCGCTGACGGGGCTCTTCTATCTTCTGGTCAGTACCCAGAACCGGTTCTTCCAGCCCGATGTTCTGCAAATCACGCTGGTGATCGGAGCCCTCGGGACCTGGCGCTTCGGATGGTGGTTCACCCATGCGGTACGGGCCGAGATCTATCGCCGCGTCAAATGGCCCGGCATGCGCGCCCGGGCCAATTGCGTGTGGCAGGCGGGGTGGCGGCCCCGGCGGCTGCACATCCAGATGACGACGTATTTCGAGGAACCTGCGATCACCAAACGCGTGATCGGCTCGATCCTGGGCCAGATCCGGCGCGAGCGCATTCCCACGACCCTCTATATCGGGACCGGCTCGGCCTATGACGAGCTCATCATCCGGTCGTTCGTGGAAACCCATGCCCAGGACATCTCTGATGATCTGGCTGAACTGGTCTTCATCCGGCAGAACCAGCCGGGCAAGCGGATGGCGATCGGGCTGATCCTGCGGGCGATCAACCGCAACGGGGTCCACCCGGACGATCTGGTGATCTTCATGGACGGGGATGCGCTCTATGGGCAGGACGTTCTGGAAAAGACCCTGTCGATGTTCGGCGCCGATCCCGAGTTGCAGGCGCTGACCACCGATGAAGAAGTGATCTGTTACGGCCCGAAATGGATCGCCAACTGGCTCGATATGCGATTCGCGCAGCGGCGTCTGGCCATGCAGAGCCACGCGATGTCCGACAAGGTGCTCACCCTGACCGGGCGGATGAGCGTGTTCCGGGCCCAGCACATGCTCAGCGAGCGGTTCATTCGCACGATCGAGGCGGATCATCTCGACCACTGGCTCTGGGGGCGGTTCCGGTTTCTGTCGGGCGATGACAAGTCGACCTGGTACCATATGCTGACCCGCGGATCGAAAATGACCTATGTCCCCGACGCCACGGTCTTCACCATCGAGGTGATCAAGGAAAACGGGCTGGAGCGGATGATCCAGAATTTCCGCCGCTGGTCGGGCAACATGCTCCGCAACGGCAGTCGGGCCATCGCGCTGGGCCCGCGGCGGGTCAAACCGTTCATTTGGTGGTGCATCGTCGATCAACGCATCGCCATGTGGACCATGATGGTCAGCCCGACGCTGGCCATCCTCGCGGCGTTCGTCGATCCGCTCTATCTCTGGAGCGCGCTGATCTGGGTGGTTTTCAGCCGGATCGTGCTGTGCCTGTTCCTGTTCCGCTACAGCCGCACGGTCGATTTGTCCTGGCCCTTCATCCTGTATTTCAACCAGGTCATCAACGCATCGGTGAAGATCTTCATGATCTTCCATCTGTCCAAGCAGAAATGGTCGAACCGAGGCAACCAATCCGCCGGTGGGGGCGGGGGGCTGGTGGCGCGGGCGCAGAACTGGACCGCCAAGGCGCAGCTGATCATTGCCGTGGCGAGTTTCGTGACGGGGCTGGCGATCTATATCGGTCTGCTGCCGACCCCTGTCTGGTTGTGA
- a CDS encoding HlyD family secretion protein, producing MSDLSFQVRAPLGLELVTGDVVTVDAWSLSGLEFPGDSDVLPSQGQLSIPFQGVDIRFPVKFRRGDGPRALLFDGLSGRQRETLAVFYRSILSGRMASTEEVITSLDTPVDLVPMGETEEEQTEAVRGTTPRALRAVWNVLFYGVIGLLVFGVLGQQIWARLSSIDVGQARVVAELVVHPAPTGAYVDEIRVKPGDRVRQGQTLVVLSSPGHKAVLTDIRADLRLAEARASRTRAALALHAEGKADARRPLEEALARAIAARRPADFLGGYDLRAVRQALHGLQMFDAGVSQAPDDFHGQHAYLMETLRDQKSEIAALKRALSAEKSIAGAADIVAMADGVVNEMAIFEDQFLSRGDVAVTVEAEGPRHVVGWLDEAMAAAVYPGMGARMVAISGGQTRQIRGTVQEVVAMAHPDRGGAFGLRVLVLPADWVASEAPELLRPGAPMDLSLDRNLPWVTALQDLFDVRP from the coding sequence ATGTCAGACCTGTCCTTCCAGGTCCGCGCCCCGCTGGGCCTGGAGCTGGTGACCGGGGACGTGGTGACCGTGGACGCCTGGTCGTTGAGCGGGCTGGAATTTCCCGGAGACAGCGACGTGTTGCCGAGCCAGGGCCAGTTGTCCATTCCGTTCCAGGGTGTCGATATCCGGTTCCCGGTGAAGTTCCGGCGCGGCGACGGGCCCCGCGCGCTCCTGTTCGACGGCTTGAGCGGGCGGCAGCGCGAAACATTGGCGGTGTTCTACCGCTCGATCCTGTCGGGTCGCATGGCCAGCACCGAAGAGGTGATCACCAGTCTCGACACGCCCGTTGATCTCGTCCCGATGGGAGAGACCGAGGAAGAGCAGACAGAGGCAGTCCGCGGAACGACCCCGCGCGCCTTGCGGGCGGTTTGGAACGTCCTGTTCTATGGGGTGATCGGGCTTCTGGTCTTCGGGGTACTCGGCCAACAGATCTGGGCGCGGCTCAGCAGCATCGATGTGGGGCAGGCCCGCGTGGTGGCCGAGCTTGTGGTCCATCCCGCACCCACGGGGGCGTATGTGGACGAGATCCGGGTCAAGCCCGGCGACCGCGTCCGGCAAGGCCAGACCCTGGTGGTGCTGTCGAGCCCCGGGCACAAGGCCGTCCTGACCGATATTCGCGCCGATCTGCGGCTGGCCGAGGCACGGGCCAGCCGCACCCGCGCGGCGCTCGCGCTCCATGCCGAAGGGAAGGCCGATGCCCGCCGCCCTCTTGAGGAGGCACTGGCCCGGGCCATCGCGGCGCGCAGACCTGCGGATTTCCTCGGCGGTTACGACCTGCGCGCGGTACGGCAGGCGCTACACGGTCTGCAGATGTTCGACGCGGGGGTGTCCCAGGCGCCGGACGATTTTCATGGCCAGCACGCCTATCTGATGGAAACCCTGCGCGACCAGAAGAGCGAAATCGCCGCCCTGAAGCGCGCACTCAGCGCCGAGAAGAGCATCGCGGGCGCGGCCGATATCGTGGCCATGGCCGATGGTGTGGTCAATGAGATGGCGATTTTCGAGGATCAGTTCCTGTCCCGCGGCGATGTCGCCGTGACCGTCGAGGCCGAAGGGCCGCGCCATGTGGTCGGGTGGCTCGACGAGGCGATGGCGGCGGCGGTCTATCCCGGCATGGGCGCGCGCATGGTGGCGATCTCGGGCGGCCAAACGCGCCAGATCCGCGGCACCGTGCAGGAGGTGGTCGCCATGGCGCACCCGGACCGGGGCGGCGCGTTCGGGCTGCGCGTCCTGGTGCTGCCGGCGGATTGGGTCGCGAGCGAGGCGCCGGAGCTGTTGCGCCCGGGCGCGCCCATGGACCTGTCGCTGGACCGCAACCTGCCCTGGGTCACTGCCCTGCAAGACCTGTTCGATGTCCGCCCCTGA